One Agrococcus jenensis genomic region harbors:
- the truA gene encoding tRNA pseudouridine(38-40) synthase TruA yields the protein MPRIRLDLAYDGGGFAGWAAQPGLRTCQGELERALTTVAREPVRVTVAGRTDAGVHASGQVAHADVPVAIAADAAERPQRLAHRLSRLAAPEGDLVVRAASVAPAGFDARFSAVSRSYRYRIVTGPADPLERRTAAHVPQALDVDAMRRTAAALVGLRDFAAFCKPREGATTIRELRAFSWAREGQLLTASLTADAFCHSMVRALVAACVRVGEGRLGLAQAVALLDERRRSSLTGLMPARGLTLVGVGYPADDELAAQAERARARRSAADLDA from the coding sequence ATGCCGCGCATCCGCCTCGACCTCGCCTACGACGGCGGCGGGTTCGCCGGCTGGGCGGCGCAGCCGGGGCTGCGCACGTGCCAGGGCGAGCTCGAGCGGGCGCTCACGACGGTCGCCCGCGAGCCGGTGCGGGTGACGGTCGCCGGCCGCACGGATGCGGGCGTGCACGCGAGCGGGCAGGTCGCGCACGCCGACGTGCCGGTCGCGATCGCCGCGGACGCCGCCGAGCGGCCGCAGCGGCTCGCGCACCGGCTCTCGCGGCTCGCGGCGCCCGAGGGCGACCTCGTGGTGCGCGCGGCGTCGGTCGCGCCCGCCGGGTTCGACGCCCGCTTCTCGGCGGTGTCGCGCTCGTACCGCTACCGGATCGTCACCGGTCCCGCCGATCCGCTCGAGCGGCGCACCGCCGCGCACGTGCCGCAGGCGCTCGACGTCGACGCCATGCGTCGCACGGCGGCAGCGCTCGTCGGGCTGCGCGACTTCGCGGCGTTCTGCAAGCCGCGCGAGGGCGCCACGACCATCCGCGAGCTGCGCGCGTTCTCGTGGGCGCGGGAGGGGCAGCTGCTCACGGCATCGCTGACCGCCGACGCCTTCTGCCACTCGATGGTGCGCGCGCTCGTCGCCGCGTGCGTGCGCGTGGGAGAGGGCCGGCTGGGCCTCGCGCAGGCGGTCGCGCTGCTCGACGAGCGGCGCCGATCGTCGCTCACGGGACTCATGCCCGCCCGCGGGCTCACGCTCGTCGGGGTGGGCTACCCGGCCGACGACGAGCTCGCCGCGCAGGCCGAGCGCGCGCGGGCGCGTCGCAGCGCCGCAGACCTCGACGCCTGA